The following proteins are encoded in a genomic region of Burkholderia cepacia:
- a CDS encoding aspartyl/asparaginyl beta-hydroxylase domain-containing protein, translating to MSVAYDYAAGLLRKLYDRHIDGGAVLDTAAFPDAERFVRAWPAIQAEALAVARDMPRIPRFHEIMREQYDISANDARDWRMFIMQAYGQRFPRNLSRCPTVASIVAASPDVLSASLSFLAPGKHIPPHRGPFRGILRGYLVLSMPKRADGTPAAVLKVDGREYRLDEGRFLLWDDTFMHEVWNDSDAVRIVLLLDIRRRGMPRLLTWLSNAVIGIVRLGIRIRGRSIPV from the coding sequence ATGTCCGTCGCTTACGACTATGCAGCCGGCCTGCTTCGCAAGCTGTACGACCGCCATATCGATGGCGGCGCGGTGCTCGACACGGCCGCGTTCCCGGACGCCGAGCGTTTCGTGCGCGCATGGCCCGCGATCCAGGCCGAAGCGCTCGCCGTCGCGCGCGACATGCCGCGCATCCCGCGCTTCCACGAAATCATGCGCGAGCAGTACGACATCTCGGCCAACGATGCGCGCGACTGGCGGATGTTCATCATGCAGGCGTACGGCCAACGATTCCCGCGCAACCTGTCGCGCTGCCCGACCGTCGCATCGATCGTCGCGGCATCGCCGGACGTGCTGTCCGCGTCGCTGTCGTTCCTTGCGCCCGGCAAGCACATTCCGCCGCATCGCGGGCCGTTTCGCGGCATCCTGCGCGGCTATCTCGTACTGTCGATGCCCAAACGCGCGGACGGCACGCCTGCCGCCGTGCTGAAGGTCGACGGCCGCGAATACCGGCTCGACGAAGGCCGTTTCCTGCTGTGGGACGACACGTTCATGCACGAGGTGTGGAACGACAGCGACGCGGTGCGAATCGTGCTGCTGCTCGATATCCGCCGGCGCGGCATGCCGCGTTTGCTCACGTGGCTGTCGAATGCGGTGATCGGCATCGTGCGGCTCGGGATCCGGATCCGCGGGCGATCGATTCCGGTTTAG
- a CDS encoding MoaD/ThiS family protein translates to MAHLFFAASIQRHIETPERDIDAHTVGEAFDTVFSEQPRLRGYILDDQGALRKHLSVFIDGQPIRDRQRLSDALGDASRVYVVQALTGG, encoded by the coding sequence ATGGCGCACCTCTTCTTCGCCGCATCGATCCAGCGGCATATCGAAACGCCCGAGCGCGATATCGACGCGCACACGGTCGGCGAAGCATTCGACACCGTTTTCAGCGAACAGCCACGGCTGCGCGGCTACATCCTCGACGACCAGGGCGCGCTGCGAAAGCATCTGTCGGTGTTCATCGACGGCCAGCCGATACGCGACCGCCAGCGCCTGTCCGATGCGCTGGGCGACGCCAGCCGCGTGTATGTCGTCCAGGCGCTGACGGGCGGATAA
- a CDS encoding LysR substrate-binding domain-containing protein has protein sequence MFSKIPLTALRVFESSARLGTFKAAADELSVTPAAVSHQIKSLESRLGVLLFERGASGVRLTEEGAQLFRTSHDALLALSRGLDAVRPEASGERPLVLTTTPAFAAMWLIPRLGAFRRVDPHLHIKVETGNTLVDLERDARIDLAIRATSRTFPALHEIALIDEYFGAYAAAGFDAHRTDEPLDLIETVWDTPLPVSVDWASWCRAAGREAWLERAVFRHYDDEHYALQAVLHGQGVALLSSVLAAEHVERGALMPIEPSVRIEGARFVALCRPGREREPQVRRFLDWLEAEIAQTRAAVAGMTPGRSTSG, from the coding sequence GTGTTCTCGAAAATTCCCCTGACCGCATTGCGTGTATTCGAGTCGTCGGCGCGGCTCGGCACGTTCAAGGCCGCCGCGGACGAACTGTCCGTGACGCCGGCCGCCGTGTCGCACCAGATCAAGTCGCTCGAAAGCCGGCTTGGCGTGCTGCTGTTCGAGCGCGGCGCAAGCGGGGTGCGGCTGACGGAGGAGGGGGCGCAACTGTTTCGTACGAGTCACGATGCGTTGCTCGCGTTGAGTCGGGGGCTGGATGCGGTGCGTCCGGAAGCTTCCGGCGAGCGTCCGCTGGTGCTGACCACCACGCCCGCCTTTGCCGCGATGTGGCTGATTCCGCGTCTCGGCGCGTTTCGCCGCGTCGATCCGCACCTGCACATCAAGGTCGAAACCGGCAACACGCTCGTCGATCTCGAACGCGATGCGCGCATCGATCTCGCGATTCGCGCGACGTCGCGCACGTTTCCTGCGCTGCACGAGATTGCGTTGATCGACGAGTACTTCGGCGCGTATGCGGCAGCCGGCTTCGATGCGCATCGCACGGACGAGCCGCTCGACTTGATCGAGACCGTGTGGGATACGCCACTGCCCGTGTCGGTCGACTGGGCGTCGTGGTGTCGTGCGGCCGGCCGCGAAGCGTGGCTCGAACGCGCGGTGTTTCGCCATTACGACGACGAGCATTACGCGTTGCAGGCCGTGCTGCACGGGCAGGGTGTTGCGCTGTTGAGTTCGGTGCTGGCCGCCGAGCACGTCGAGCGCGGTGCGCTGATGCCGATCGAGCCTTCGGTGCGGATCGAGGGCGCGCGTTTTGTCGCGCTGTGCCGGCCCGGGCGTGAGCGCGAGCCGCAGGTCAGGCGGTTTCTCGACTGGCTCGAAGCGGAAATCGCGCAGACGCGTGCGGCGGTGGCGGGGATGACGCCCGGGCGATCGACGAGCGGATGA
- a CDS encoding DUF4148 domain-containing protein gives MNTHWLVAATVVAMSVAGVATQASAQALTRAQVTQQLIDAENNGLRFVTDASYPDVSPLFRQQAEQMPQRQASTAHGSDPAVSSEAGKPVTMSPHPRAAACVGPASFCTIYFGS, from the coding sequence ATGAACACGCATTGGCTGGTGGCCGCCACGGTGGTGGCGATGTCCGTCGCGGGTGTCGCGACGCAAGCGTCGGCACAGGCGCTGACGCGCGCGCAGGTCACGCAACAACTGATCGACGCGGAAAACAACGGGTTGCGCTTCGTGACCGACGCGTCGTATCCGGACGTGAGCCCGCTGTTCCGGCAACAGGCCGAACAGATGCCGCAGCGCCAGGCGAGCACGGCGCACGGCAGTGATCCGGCCGTTTCATCCGAAGCCGGCAAACCGGTGACGATGTCGCCCCATCCGCGCGCTGCCGCATGCGTCGGCCCCGCGAGTTTCTGCACGATCTATTTCGGCAGCTGA
- a CDS encoding WD40/YVTN/BNR-like repeat-containing protein, translated as MNDRLLVATRKGLFILQPDGHGGWTPGEPHFIGEPVSMALADPRDGTLYAALNLGHFGVKLHRQRAGATDWEECAVPVYPPQPADAAPAGAGAHAGTADADDEPPGAPQPPWTLQQIWSLEAGGADEPGVLWAGTIPGGLFRSDDHGDSWVLNRALWDRPERAEWGGGGYDAPGIHSVMIDPRDSRHVTVGISCGGVWQTADGGATWRVTAEGMEADYMPPERRGEPNAQDPHRVVQCAANPDVLWTQHHCAIFRSTDGAEHWRRIEAQPSSFGFAVAVHPHEPDTAWFVPAVKDACRIPVNGRFVVTRTRDGGRSFESLSNGLPAAPAYDLVYRHGLAVDDSGTRLAMASTTGGLWTSGDGGENWQMVSAHLPPVYCVRFG; from the coding sequence ATGAACGATCGACTGCTCGTCGCCACCCGCAAGGGCCTGTTCATCCTGCAGCCCGACGGCCACGGCGGCTGGACGCCGGGCGAACCGCATTTCATCGGCGAGCCTGTCAGCATGGCGCTCGCCGACCCGCGCGACGGCACGCTGTATGCGGCGCTCAACCTCGGCCATTTCGGCGTGAAGCTGCATCGGCAGCGAGCCGGCGCCACCGACTGGGAAGAATGCGCGGTCCCCGTCTACCCGCCGCAACCGGCCGACGCGGCGCCCGCCGGCGCCGGTGCGCATGCCGGCACCGCCGACGCGGACGACGAGCCGCCCGGCGCACCGCAACCGCCGTGGACACTTCAGCAGATCTGGTCGCTCGAAGCCGGCGGCGCCGACGAGCCGGGCGTGCTGTGGGCCGGTACGATCCCCGGCGGGCTGTTTCGCTCCGACGACCACGGCGATTCATGGGTGCTCAACCGCGCGCTGTGGGACCGCCCCGAACGCGCGGAATGGGGTGGCGGCGGGTACGACGCGCCGGGCATCCATTCGGTGATGATCGATCCGCGCGACAGCCGGCACGTGACGGTCGGTATTTCGTGCGGCGGCGTCTGGCAAACCGCCGACGGCGGCGCGACATGGCGCGTGACCGCGGAAGGCATGGAAGCCGACTACATGCCGCCCGAGCGGCGCGGCGAACCCAACGCGCAGGATCCGCACCGCGTCGTGCAGTGCGCGGCCAACCCGGACGTGCTGTGGACGCAGCATCACTGCGCGATCTTCCGCTCGACCGACGGCGCCGAGCACTGGCGGCGGATCGAGGCGCAACCGTCGAGCTTCGGCTTCGCGGTTGCCGTGCATCCGCACGAACCGGACACCGCGTGGTTCGTGCCGGCCGTGAAGGATGCATGCCGGATTCCGGTGAACGGGCGGTTCGTCGTCACGCGCACGCGCGACGGCGGGCGCAGTTTCGAGAGTTTGTCGAATGGTTTGCCGGCCGCACCGGCATACGACCTCGTGTACCGGCACGGGCTCGCGGTGGACGATTCCGGTACGCGCCTCGCGATGGCATCGACAACCGGCGGGTTATGGACGTCCGGCGATGGCGGTGAAAACTGGCAGATGGTGTCGGCGCATTTGCCACCGGTGTATTGCGTCAGGTTCGGGTGA
- a CDS encoding DUF4148 domain-containing protein: protein MKTYIALLMMIGAIAGQSAFAQSTAPLTRAQVRDELMRLEAAGYDPAKGDDGEYPADIQAAEAKLAEQDRARMAASPAHVPAPGMPAQTSN from the coding sequence ATGAAAACATATATCGCACTACTGATGATGATCGGTGCGATCGCCGGTCAGTCTGCATTCGCGCAATCGACTGCGCCGCTGACGCGCGCGCAGGTTCGCGACGAACTGATGCGTCTGGAAGCGGCCGGGTATGACCCGGCGAAGGGCGACGACGGCGAGTATCCGGCGGACATCCAGGCCGCGGAAGCGAAGCTTGCCGAGCAGGACCGTGCACGGATGGCGGCGTCGCCTGCACATGTGCCGGCTCCCGGCATGCCGGCGCAAACCAGCAACTAG